CCTGCGTTTTTTAAAGAGGTGAGAAATCAGATTCTTGATATCAACAAATCCCCCATAAGCTTTGGCATACTTTGATCGATCTAGTACCTTGTCTTAAAACTTCCAAAAGTAAAATCACTCTGACACTCATTCAGCATATGTACATAAGGAAGACGGTATCATAAGATCACCAAATAATATCAATGAACCAGAAAATTGTCCTTGTTCAccaataaaatattattaagaAATAACGCCTCGGAACTACTCATTTGCATGAAATCTATCAGAATGATATGTGCATGACATTAAGAGTTATAGAATGAAACAAAATCCAGCATCCGTCTGACCTTCAGTAAAATTTTTCCGGTTCCCAATACGAAACCTGCATCAGTAATCCCAATTCCGGTTGCAAATTGTCCAAAAGCTCCGGCAGTGCAGGTGTGAGAATCTGTACCCAGCAGCACCTGAAGCCAACAGAAAATGTCTAATTGCTGTTTCGGATCATAATGCCATAAAACAATAGTTGGTTTCTGGAAGAAACTAAAATGTACCTCTCCAGGCCTGCAATGACCTTCTTGAGCAAGAGCAACATGGCATACACCCTTGTAATCTGGGTTAGCCTGCCAAATTGTGAACTAAAGTTAACCTCTCTTGCAAAAACGATATAACAGAACATGCACAATAGCATatcaacataaaataataCTTTAAATCCACACCTTAAAGTCCCCACGATCTTTTATATCATAGAAGTACTTGATGTTCTGCTCCATGCAGAAATCCCTCAAGATATCCACATTACGATTTGCGCGCTCATCACTAGTGAATATATAATGTTCAGGTATGATAACAACCTTTTCTTTATCCCAAACCTACAATGTCAAAACAATGAAACACTACTTAACCCCTCCGAAATACATGCAAAAACTTAAATAAACATgcagaaatacataaataacGAACACTATGAGctaaaaagaaagaaggaacAATTATATACACCATACATTACCTATATGTTGATAGTTGCTATGATGTTCTTAGCTGAAACAACGAAGTTACCTTAGGATTTTGGCCAAACTCTCTCTTAAAGATTCCAAAGGAACCGGGGTCACACACGTCATGTGTCATCaaaacatcaatattaacccaaACATTGTCACCTGGACtcaaatgagttttctcagAAGCCCTAGCCAATATCTTTTCCGTCATCGTCATTCCTGTCCTGGCCTGCAAAGTCGATCAATGAACAATATCATAAACCGGAAAACCAACACAGCTCCCATTTAAATCTAGAGCACCAACTCAATGGAAAAGGCTAACCAAGCCAGTAGTGGCTGGTTTCCGTTCTGATGGCGACATGACGGCACATATTTTCTTGGGGAGTGATCTCTTGCATAGCTGAAATGAAGCCGGCGATGTGGAAGAGAAGGCAGAGACATCCAAATCCttcaataaaaagaaaaatatatatatcaaagatGGGAAACTTAGAGCTATAGCCTAAAGGTGCAACTTATTGGGATTAAATGAGATAGACTGACCTTGATGGTGTTGTTGATGAAGGTGGTGGAGGGTGAAGCAACAGTGGAGTGAGCCATGTCTGCTGAAATGTGTGTTTACTTCGactgtttgtttgtgtttatGTATTGTACGTGGAGAAGAGAAATCGCATACGTTTGTTTTGTGGAAAATGGTCAAATTGGGCGGCAAGATAAATTATCTTTTTGTAGAGCAAATGAAAGTAAAATACTGAATCATGATCCTGAAAGTTTGGTTTTGCTATAATAAATTGAAGTTCGAGAGTCCAACAAAATGGTTGCTGCCTGGCTGGACCAGTATGAGTCCAACAAATGAAAGTCGATTATTAGTTGCTTGGGGAGCACGAAACATATTTACTAGTTTAGACCAGTCATAATTTTTGTACGCCATTTACTGACGTGCCATCCTCAGAAAGGTCGTGCCATCCTCAGAAAGGTCGTGCCATCAGCTTGGATTGCTTTAACATTTTAGAATTGAAGTTTTACGGAGTTAGTTCAGCTCTGTTTCTTAGTCATCAACCAAACCTGTTTGTTGAGACCATATCCATCAATAAGGTGAGACATGGCACAATATAGCTGCTATTTCGAAATTGAGAACTGCCCAGGAGCATTCACTGTATCATGGCTTCCAGTAATGTCTTGCATCTCACAGGTGCAGAGGCTAAACTAGTGTCTAGTGAAAAGTACAGGACGTTACTTGTGTTGAGAGATTTTTTCCTAATATCTAATGACTTTCTGAAGCTAATCTGATGATTATTGAAACAGGACAGGTTGAGAAAAAAAGGATGTGATTCTATCCAATAAAATAAGATGTCGTCAAATTATGTTCACATAGATAGACGCCTCATTTTCTGGTTTATACTCGTTCTACGCACTCATGCTCACAATTCACAAAATACATATGGTACTGCCCCGATAATCACAGCATACAAAACCATTGACATGGGTGTGACGACCCATTATTTCCTTTAATTTCGGCTACCTAACTAACAACGGAAGAGTTCATAACAATCTAGTAATAATCAGTGAAGACATCAGTTGCTTACTGCAAAAACTCTCTTGGGTCGGTGACATAACCGGTCAAAGCAGATGCTGCAGCTGTATATGGTGAAGCAAGATATATCTGGCCTTCCTTGTGGCCCATTCTGCCCGGGAAGTTCCTATTTGTAGTAGAGACACATACCTGCAACGAAATATCAGGCATGACATCAGAAATGGAATATAGTGATTCAGTACCAGTGGATGTTCAAATGATAGTTTCAGAATAATTTAACTCAAAACAATAGAAGTTTCTTTCGGAGAAGATTATCAACAAGTGGGATTCTGAGGTTCAAAGAATCAGTCCTACACCAGTGGACAGTCGACTATCATGAGGTCCAGCAGCCTTAGCATGATTAAATGTGAAGAAAACATTTACCTGTGGTTCATTCAAGCGAGCGTATGTGTCCTTTGGACCACCCAAGCAAGCGCCACAACTAGGACTTGCAGGTGTGTCACAACCAGCTTCCTCAAATATCTGTGAGCAGGTCTTCCCACCAGATCCTGGTACTGGAAGACTGTACACGTCCATCCAAACCTGTATGTAGCAAATGCAATAATCAAATTTTCATTATAAGTTTCTGAATAAATTACTAGCAAACTAAAGCATTTAATTTTGTTGCAAGACAAACCTTTTGCGTAGCAGGAACAAGAAAAGTGGGTACTTTAACCTTTTTTCCCTGCAGTAAGGCAATAAATCTGTAAGCTTAAACTGAGGGCAGAAAATATGCGTACAGAAATTTTATTAACACATGTATAGAAATACAGGACAATGAGATGTAATACAAAGATACAGGGACCCAAACTGTGCAATTTGAAATACCAAGTAAAATTATGACAAAAAGTGGATTTCTTACTGATGCTAGAAAAACTTTAGCAGCAGCCATAAAATCCTCTGTTTTACCACCAGTGCAAGATCCAATATAgactctatcaattttgacatCTTTGCATTCTCTTGCTAAAGCACGGTTATCTGGAGAATGAGGCtgcaaaacaacaacaacaacaaagttGCAGAAGAGAGGCCAAAAAAACAATCTTCATGACCTAAAACTTATAGATCATATGAGGTTATATATGTGCCGCTCACCTTTGCTACCAATGGCTCCagttttgatatatcaaatctgTACTCGGTAAGAAATCTAAAATAAAGTaaaacaaactcattaatatCACCATTCTTAGGGACCAATAGTAAGTAGCCAGATGCAGTATAAAACAAGTTGTGTATTTTCTTTCTGAGTATGATAGAAGGTCATATGCACCTGGATGAATTGCTCATTTTACAATTGAGTTCCCTAATATCTATATACGATTATAAGGTCGTAAATTCCTTTCCAGACAAGTTAAATGCTTTAAGAAGAGTGTTCTTTCAGAGTGTCAAAGTACTTATTTGTAAGGCCGAACATGCATAAACATTGAATGCAAGTAAAATTGTTTTCTGAAAACCTGACTTTAGTCTTGATATTGGTAAAATAAGACCAGTTTTGAAGATAAATTCACCGCAGaccaataaaaataaagtgtAGTGTTTATCTCCAAGTTCAATGCAATATTAATACAGATGTTCAAAGTTGATACACAGAAGTCTAGGCAAACAAAGTGAAGATATCTAATAGAACAATTTACCTTGCTTTATCATCACTGTACACAGGTTCATAAGGTACAGACGTTTTACCCTGCAATATAAAATTCACATCATTTAACCTTTGATATAGAACCTAAATGTATGCAACAAAATGATATGTTGCAAAAAaacccacaaaaaaaaaggttcacGACATAGCAAAAGAAAGCGTAAGACATGCTTGTTCCTAATCTGTTCTGAGTTGTGAACTGAACCTTTGGGGCTGCCACCACAAGGTGTATAGGATAATGAAAGTCGATGTCCTCATGCACATGCTTTAAATCATTTGTACAAGTAACATTCCAAACCCAGCATAAAAACCACCGAAAAATGCTCATCAATGCATCAGCAGCATGCACCAGATAAAACAATTAACAGCTATGGACACATACATCTAACAAATCATATACTGTGCAAACAGATATTCATTTATGATATCGATGCTAATATACATAGATATACAAAACGTTATGCATGTGTGTAGCGGTTCGAGAGGATTTGATGATCTGCAGCACAAACCTCAAGGTACTTGTATGTAGTGCTATCAGCAGGGACGATACCATTCTTACCCCCAGCTTCAACAACCATGTTGCATAATGTCATCCTCTCTTCCATCTGTCCAGTATAGGATTAAACACAGAGTAATTAAAAGCTGCAACCAAATGAACCGTATGTCATACATATGTGCAGTATATTTACTTACACTTAAGCTTTCAACAGTGCTGCCAACAAACTCCATAGCTTTGTATGTTGCACCAGCAACAGAGATTTCACCAATAATCTGCAAGATGAAAATCAGTTTTAAATGCAACATAAATCCTGGATATATTCACCAAATATTTATCAGAACTGCATCAACGACTATCTGATGTAATTTCAACTTTCCAGTATCCTGTGGACATTAGAAAAACAATTGGCTTGAGTTGATTGAACTCACCTGCAAAATCAAATCTTTGGCAAGCAAATAGTCAGGCATTTCACCATCCAGCACAAATCTCAGAGTTGGAGGCACCtgcaataataaaaaaaagtgagaAATTATTGATGACCAGAAATCTCCCATAAGCTTTGGCAAACATGGGCCAATTCAATGACTCATTAGCCTCAGATTTGTAACAAACTTTCTGAAATCAATCTGATACTAATTCAACATAtgtacataaaaaaaaaaagctgcCAAATCCTTGCATTAAAATAGTATCATAAGGTCAGCAAGCACTGGTACTGAATCAGAAAATTTTTCAATGGAAGGTTAAGAGGGAGAGAAATTTAAAATGGGGAAGGGGAACCTTATTCACCAATGATATATTGTTGAAACTAAAGCTGTGCAATTATGTCAACTGCATAAAATCTATCACAAAGGATATTATAGAGAATTAAAACAAACTGCAACATCCACAAACCTTAAGCAAAAGCTTCCCAGTGCCCAATACGAAACCTGCATCAGTGTTCCCGATTCCAGTGGCAAATTGTCCAAAAGCTCCAGCGGTACAGGTGTGAGAATCTGTACCTAGCAGCACCTGAAACCAAAATAGAAAGTCTGATTGCTGTTTCGGATCATGGTAccataagaaacaaaaaaatagtgGGCTTCCCGAAGGAAAGTACCTCTCCAGGCCTGCAATGACCTTCTTGAGCAAGAGCAACATGGCATACACCCTTATAATCTGGGTTAGCCTGCAAAATTGTGAATTAGAGTTAGATTCTGGTGCAAAAACAGAataacaaaacacaaaaatacacacacacacacacactagcaaatgaacataaaatgaaaaacactCCAAATCCGCACCTTAAAGTTACCAAGATCCTTGATATCATAGAAATACTTGATGTTCTGCTCCGTGCAGAAATCCCTCAAGATATCCACATTCCGGTTTGCACGCTCATCAGtggtaaatatataatggtcAGGTATAATCACAATCTTTTCTCGGTCCCAAACCTACAATGCCAAAACAATgaagcattacataaccactaCAAAACTGCAACTAATCAAGCAATTACAGAAACTTCACATATGAACTAAGAACAATGGAAGCACAACTACATTGCCAATATGGTGATCAATGCAATGATGTTCATAGGTCGAAAAAATTAAGCTACCTTGGCATTCTGTCCAAACTCTTTCTTGAAGATACCAAAGGAACCAGGGCCACAAACATCATGGGTCATCAAAACATCAACGTTAACCCAAACATTGTCACCGGGACTCAAATGGGTCTTCTCAGAAGCCCTTGCCAGTATCTTCTCCGTCATCGTCATTCCAGTCTTCACCTGCCAAAACCCAACGCCAATACTAAGCTTCCCAATAAACCCACATGAAAAAAAaccaatcaaaaacaaaacttgaCTAACCGAGCCAGTAGTGGCTGGCCTCCGCTCCGATGGGGCCATGACGGAGCAGATTCTCTTGGAGACTGATCTCCGGCATCGCTGAAGCGACACCGGCGATGTGGGAGAGAAAGCAGAGAGACCCAAATCCTTCtgcaaagaacaaaaaaaaccataaAGGTGAGAGCTTTGGAGGTAAAGATGAGAACTTGAGAAGTAAAGGTGGGAGCTTTGATGGGATTGAAGATGAGATATTGACCTTTGTGGTGGTGGTCGTTTTGTTGATGAAGGAGGTGGAAGGTGGAGCAACGGTGGAGTAAGACATGGCGGTGGAGTAAGACATGGCGGTGGAGATGTGTTGTGGGTTTATTTCGACAGGTTTTGATATGTTGTGTGTTTTGGAGAAGAGGAAGTGAAGACGTGTTTGGGGTTGTGGAATGTGGACAGTGCGAGACGGCGGATGAGAGCGTGAAATTACGCAGGCAGGTGAGGAGGTGGAGTGGGGGGCGTGTGGTTGGCGTTGTTTTACTTGTTTAGTTAACGGCAAAAGGTTAACCTTGTCTGTTTTTACTGGTGAAAGTAGAAGATGGATCGATAGTTATCGAGTCTGTAGTTCGCCGAATTATTATTTCTTGTTGAAATGTAGGCCTAAATCTATTTATTGGATGTGTACATCACGGTGAGAGATTTTATTCACAAAATGGACTAGATAAGGTTTTATAGAGGAGGTGAGATTGGTTATATGGATGGGGTAATTATAGACCAAGTTTCGGTGACATAGTTTAATTGTTTTGCCAATTGTTTTTTAATAGTTGAAATTAGAGggaaatgaaagatgaaatcgaaagaaaataaagtgaCAAAAATACCCCTAAAATTGGTAAGAATAAAACCACTAACGGTGTTAACTGACtgaatgaactaaaattagGTTAAAACAGAAACTTGAGGCACTAATGCGATAGTTTCTAAATGTGAGGTACTGTTTATTAAGTTGcaaatagaaaaagaaaaaagataaaagTATACTTAGTCACTTCAGATGTGCAAATAGAACTCACTATTAatatttctttcattctttcaaTAAGAAATCATGAAAATAACGGACTCATGTATTGATGACATGTTCTTAAAAGAAGTTTATCAAACACACTAATTTGGCACAAGAGGAATCCGCGTTAGATTGCTTAGGATTGGCGGCTATTGTGACCTAGGGTGTGTTGATTGTCATTAAAGCTCCAACACCCTACTAGTAGCGAGGTCGTGGTTGTTCTGGCAACTGCATGGCAGCGAGGTCTCACTAGTTTTGGTTTAGGGGTGGTAATTGATGTTGCGGTTCTGATCAAATTGTGGTGGCGGCATGGCTAGGAAGTTATTTTGTGGCTCGCAACTGAAGTTTCTAACAAGTCACGGACACTGGTGACTGAAGATGGTTGTTATTTTTATGGTCTACCCTCTACTACAGTTCAACCTCTATATATTAATAGCCTCAGGATCGAtaaaatttatcaaaagaaAACTTTCTAAGATATTACTTGGTTGCAAAGTGAAAATCTTTAGTTGTGCAAGCAAACAAATTTTGATCAAAGCAGTGGCTCGAACTATGCCAATCTATGATATGAACTGGATATTGTATGTTGCACAACGTACAACTGCTCAAAGATGTAATTGCATTATTACTTTCTTCTATGGACTATCTGAAAGAATAGAAACAATGGGTTACGGCAGGGGAAGACGCAATTTGCACAAACTTTTATCAATAGAGTTGAGCCTATACCGAAAGAGAATCCACAGAAGCATTGGAAGCCACCGGCCAACACAGTAATTTGCATGCTTACAAGCTTACAATGGATGCTACTTCTTCCAAATCATACTCGTTGAGGAGTAGGAGGAATTGTTAATTAGAGATGTGCAAGGAGGCTTTGTTGACGCTTCTTCTAAACCAATCACATATATTGCATCTCTTAAGCAATGTAAAATGGTAGCTATGAATCAAGATATGCATATTGCACACTCGAAATCTCCAACATGTCAGTATGGAAAGTGACTCAATGGAAGCTATCATTGAATCAAAGACCCCTCTACGACAGCAATTGGAGAATTGGCTTGATGGTGAGAAAAGCCAAGAAGTTGGTGGCTGGCTTGAATTTGGTTGAATAGAACTGGGTTCCATGTGAAGCAAACCACATGGAAAATGCAACGGTAAAGCTTGCTATTGTGAGGCTGCGCTCTTCGGATTAGCCCGGAATACCTCTTACCTTTCTTGTTTATGTCATGAGAAA
This is a stretch of genomic DNA from Argentina anserina chromosome 4, drPotAnse1.1, whole genome shotgun sequence. It encodes these proteins:
- the LOC126792721 gene encoding 3-isopropylmalate dehydratase large subunit, chloroplastic-like, with product MSYSTAMSYSTVAPPSTSFINKTTTTTKKDLGLSAFSPTSPVSLQRCRRSVSKRICSVMAPSERRPATTGSVKTGMTMTEKILARASEKTHLSPGDNVWVNVDVLMTHDVCGPGSFGIFKKEFGQNAKVWDREKIVIIPDHYIFTTDERANRNVDILRDFCTEQNIKYFYDIKDLGNFKANPDYKGVCHVALAQEGHCRPGEVLLGTDSHTCTAGAFGQFATGIGNTDAGFVLGTGKLLLKVPPTLRFVLDGEMPDYLLAKDLILQIIGEISVAGATYKAMEFVGSTVESLSMEERMTLCNMVVEAGGKNGIVPADSTTYKYLEGKTSVPYEPVYSDDKARFLTEYRFDISKLEPLVAKPHSPDNRALARECKDVKIDRVYIGSCTGGKTEDFMAAAKVFLASGKKVKVPTFLVPATQKVWMDVYSLPVPGSGGKTCSQIFEEAGCDTPASPSCGACLGGPKDTYARLNEPQVCVSTTNRNFPGRMGHKEGQIYLASPYTAAASALTGYVTDPREFLQ